The DNA sequence CAGAATAAGACTTAAAATCAAGGCACAGGAAATTAATGTAGGTAAGCTTTGGTATGAATTAGTCCCAAGATCCATGtcgatatatatacatatatatatgtatcagTAATACTTAGTGAGACATGTAATTACCAGGAAATCTCAAGCTTGTTTGGATAATATTATAAGCTAGTATTAAATATGGCTCTTTTCTACTTGAATAACAACAGGTGGCTTATAAGGAAATCCACCAGTAACATAGCAGGTAACAATAGATCAGGCAGCACTAATGATGATAAAATACCCAGATCTTGTTCCTCAGAGGCTCCAAGACGGGTGTTTAAACTCCATCTTGTGACGCGTTGCCCATTTGGCATAGATGGCCTTCTCAGTGATGAAGCGATGGCCACCACGCTGTGCGCGTTCGTGGACCTTGTACATCCTGCACTCGTCGATCCGTTTTTGCTCGTAGTAATGGTAAGGAACAGCACTGTGATTGGTTTGACTGTCAGTAGAAAGGAAAGCAGCAGAGGTATGTATTTAGGATGTTTATCCATATAAAATTGGGAGTTTGAATATTCATGTACCGGTAGTACATTTCTCACCTGCAGTAGTTATTGTCAATCATTCCATAAACATGGATGGTGTCACACATATCTATAGCCAGGATCATTGTGAAGAATCCAGTGCTGAGAAACGCCCCTGTTTTCATTCTGAGGGAGAGACGGCAGATATTAGTTCTTTAAAAGTTTTACAGTATCCAAAATATAATAGTGGAGTGTATCTTGATGCAGATCAATTTCTGTGACCCACTTCCAAAAACCACCTGGCACGTCAGGAAGCATACTGTACCTGTTCTTCCCAGTTTCATTCTGAAACACGCCGTCACAGTACTGAATCTTTTCTCTGGTCACAACATATATTTTGGTGCGTGGATACTTCCTCGCCATTCTCAAGAGGATGTTGAAGACGAGTCCTTTCCCGTCTTGCCTCATGTTCCTTTCGGGGCCCCAGAACACATATGTGGTGTCTGCTGACTGTTGAAAGAAATACCGCTCATTCTTCACCAACAGGGGGACACTGGTGTGAGACACAACCCGAACAGTGGTGCGGCCGCCGACGTCCTTTTCATATCCTAGTGTGGGTGCATTGTTCATCCGGATCACACATCCTATTTTGTCGATCTCCTCTCCAGCACCTGCTCCTATCATCTGGCCCGAGCTGGAGACCAAGGCACAGTGGCTGCAGTGCATATCCAATAACTGGAAGTACACAGAATCCATGCACATAAATACCCCAATAATGACAAtgttatttctgtatttatgaAGATCTGACTATTGTGGTTCAAAAATATCAACAATTCAATTTGATTCAAGCagaaaatacatgttttgtATATGTCTCAGTCATTGTAGTTGTGATCATGGCCTGGGTCTCACCTGGCCCATCCTGCCGGGGCTGATCCTAGTGTAGCCCCTGAGCTTGTGGCTCTGTGAGGCAGGGGATGAGTCCCGTGTGAGCACATGTGCAAACCAAAACAACAGAGGAAGGCTCAGGCTGAGCAGGCAGAGCCAGCGTAACATCTGGAAGACCCGGAAACACAGTGGCGTTTATTGTTAGAGGGGtgcacatttacacaaataTCCATTATAATAACTCGTTCTTACCAGATTGTTCATATCAAGGCCTCTGGGACAGCCCTGCTCCACAGGACGACACTCATTTCCCCAGCCGCTTAACTCGAAGCAGAACCACAGAGTGTACATTTACCAGCCATCTTTATCATAGTGGATTTATATCTGAAGATAACAGCTCCTACAGGTCAACTCTTGAATCCAGGAGCCATTAATATTCGGTGTAACTTTGTTTTCATCGCGTACACGCCACCAGTCCTTTATTTTGATCTAATCTACAGGGTGTTTACATTAACAGCTATCCGAAATCAGTTCCGCTGTCTGTTATTTCCCCCTGTTGTATTGTTACAGTAGCGATTTGAAGGACCTGGCTAGCAAAATTACGCAATGTTTTTCTGTGAACAGCAAGGCTTCCGGTCTGGGTTTTTCCACAATAAAAGAGTTGTGATGAGTTTTATTGTCAATTGTTGCAGCGGGCACAAATACATAGAGTAAGCAAATACAGCAAATACACCATGTCAGTTCTATTATGTTTACTGTGTTGTACAAATAATATTGCTCTGAATATGTAGGTTTTATATCAAACAGACCTAAATAAGAGTAACAAATCTTTACAAACCAGACCTAACATTAGTCAGTGCTTTAAGTGTGCaatatacaaaacaatgttttttataACTGGAAGAAACCACGCTGTCTTTTAATCTGAAAAATGAATGTCAAACCGGATGCTGTCCTGTGATTATTGTAGTTTCCTTTACGTATTTGTAGCGGCTAATGCTGCCTTCAAATGCCACTCGTACACTCCACTGCTGTAACAGAGAACATTAAAAATGACTCTGCCAATAAACTGCACATTCGATTTCCTTAGTCCTAGAGTAGTTGCTTGTAATACTACTATAGTATATGATGGTAATTTAATGAAGACGTGTTTGCTGCATGTGGGCAAACATGTAATATTATGCACAGAAACATAAAGCCCGAAAAAAAGATTGTTGTATTTGTATACATATAATCACCCGATTATTTTACCAGATTTTATAAaacgtgttttatttttacgcCATTGATGCCTTTTTAGTCACCTTTTTGCCAACATATTCACGCAGAAACTTTTTTTGACAGGTTCTAGTTTCAGATCTTTGTGTATATTGGGAGGGGCGTTTATCTAAATCTACGATGTGATTGGTTGGAAAGCGTATATGGCCCACCTTTTATTTATCTGATTGGTTAAATTAGAAAGCGACCTTCTTTTCCCATTATCTGATTGGCTGGAGCTCACGTCTGTATTCTTACGCCTGTAAAGTCCCGCCCTTGGAAAAAACCGTGCGGCTTTCACTGACTGTGACACGGGAATGTCCTTTCCTGGCCCCTTGGATGCTCACGGTATGTACCTATGCAGGGATTATGTTATTAGTTGTGCCTCTGAGCTGCacaaggagctgctgctgaagcctGGGAGGTGTCAGTTAAGAGTTAGTGTCCGGTTGACCATGGATGCTGTGATGTGAGATGACAGGTTGAGCTAGGCTAGCTAAAAAagctagctaatgttagcatgcttgTCTGTGAAGGCTGTTGCCTGCTTTCCAGAGCAGATTTTTGGCCTGTCTCTAATAAAAGTTTTAAAGACAGACCCCATGTTACCAACGAAAGTACGTCAAAGTTAAAAGGTATTAATTTTTCACCTTAACTACGGGCTAACTGCCTAGCTGTCTGTGCACCTTGTAGTCACCTAGCAGACTCTTTACCATCGTTACATTTCCCTGCTAAATGGAGCAGCTTTTTGCTTTATGTACACCAGCCGATGTTGTATTAAATTTAACAGTTTTGCTCCAAAGAGAAAAATGTCCGCCACCTTTTTATGTTGAAGCCGCACCTGCTCTTTGTCATGTGTGGGACAGGCTTGTCCACTATCTGCATACCAGACAGTGTAGATTGGTAAGTAGCTGGCAGGATGTCAAGTTGATCTGCTACTTAACACCTAATGCGGGCTTGATTTTCCCAGGTTAAACCATGAATTCCttcggtgtgtgtgtccagagtttTGCCATGGAGCAAGCAACAACTTTGTAGTGATAACTGTGACTATTGATGCTTAAACGACAAGGCCCAGGTCTTTTAATGGAACTGAAAGAGGCGGTGGCTACACTCAAGTAATTTGTGTCTTATCTGTTTTAGGGTAATAAATCCACAGTCATCCATTGGACCAGTGTGAAAGATCAGGTGTTGATGACTGCAGAAGGTTCATCAGTGAGCCCTGAGGTGGCTGATCCCAGAGCAGAGAGGATACTTCATTGTGGCTGATTGTGAGGGATCTCTATCCCGAAAGCATTTTGATTTTTGAGATGTCAGTCCATCGAGCAGAGGGGATGTCCATCGCCCAGGCTTTGGCCATGACTGTAGCAGAGATACCAGTCTTTCTCTACTCCACATTTGGACAGGTAAAATGTTTTAACAGTTAAAAACTAAATTTCCATCACTCTCTTGTATAGATTTGTTTTGTACAATTGTTTGCTTGTATTTCTTCTGCTTTTAGTCGATATTTTCTCAGCTAAAGCTTACGCCAAGCCTGAAGAAGGTTCTGTTTGCCACCGCGCTGGGCAGCGTTGCTCTGGCCCTCACTGCTCATCAGCTGAAAAGGCGAGGGAGAAAACGGAAGCAGACAACTCAAGGGAAGGAGGGCCAGAAGACAGTGGGGATACCCGAGGCACTGTTAAAGTCAGGAAGACCCTCATCATTCAAGAGAGGTGTGCAAGACCTACTGCTGGTGTTATAGAAATCATGTGTCACTTAGTGTTTTCATGTGTACCCTTTTGTTCTTGTGGGACAGGTCCATTTACTGGTCGACAGATGATGAGTCCCAGCACACGGAGTAATGACACCATGAGTGGAATTTCTTCCCTGGCTCCTAGTAAACACTCAAGTTCCTCACACAGCCTGGCATCTGTTAGTGTcatacttgtgtttttttcatttagtAATGTCACGTTTGGTTTCATTTTCCTTTAATAATCCTTCCTTTTATGTATTTGATGTGTGGTTATGGCATAGATGAGAGTCCCAAGCTCCCCAAATCA is a window from the Parambassis ranga chromosome 12, fParRan2.1, whole genome shotgun sequence genome containing:
- the st6galnac4 gene encoding alpha-N-acetyl-neuraminyl-2,3-beta-galactosyl-1,3-N-acetyl-galactosaminide alpha-2,6-sialyltransferase, translating into MYTLWFCFELSGWGNECRPVEQGCPRGLDMNNLMLRWLCLLSLSLPLLFWFAHVLTRDSSPASQSHKLRGYTRISPGRMGQLLDMHCSHCALVSSSGQMIGAGAGEEIDKIGCVIRMNNAPTLGYEKDVGGRTTVRVVSHTSVPLLVKNERYFFQQSADTTYVFWGPERNMRQDGKGLVFNILLRMARKYPRTKIYVVTREKIQYCDGVFQNETGKNRMKTGAFLSTGFFTMILAIDMCDTIHVYGMIDNNYCSQTNHSAVPYHYYEQKRIDECRMYKVHERAQRGGHRFITEKAIYAKWATRHKMEFKHPSWSL